Part of the Megalopta genalis isolate 19385.01 chromosome 6, iyMegGena1_principal, whole genome shotgun sequence genome, CAGAGAGTAGAATGATTTTTAATGAATACTCGAACGGAATGAAAGTATATTTTAGTAGACACTTTTGACCAGTCCCTACTCTGCCCTTGCAATAGTAACGTCAAAAagagaaaattataaatacaacgATTTTCGTTGAAAGGGTCGTGTGCTCAGAAGTACCATAACAAATAAAACTTTATttttgaagaagaagaaaatgcTCAGAAGTTTACTAAGAAATTTCCATGTCTCTTTATGGGTCCCCGTCCTAACTTTCACAATGTAAGAATAACAAaagtaatattttcaaatattttggtAACAGATTTTCAAGGTACATACCTCCGTCCTATCTCAACAGCAAGAATGAAActgttttattcgaatcaaatcgcATCGGCTGAATTACTTTCGTTTTCAAAGGCGTCTGAAATTGTTTAGAACTGTTAATTTGTGCGATCTTGCATTCTCACCCTTCCATGACAATAGTTTTTCTTTCTCTTACCCTCTGTTCCTTGGTCTCCTAAGTTGTATGAGTGCAGACTACATAAAACGTGTGTGCTTTCCGTATTATAGTTTGAAGGAATGATTAACGCGCCGGAAATGCGGGGCGTTTTCGGTCTTTTCACGGCGGTTCGCGGCGCACAATGGCGACACATCGGCGTTGAAAAGTGTAATTTCGTGTTATAATCGGTTGTAGTTCCAGTGTCACAATGAGACCACACCGTACTTCATAACTTCGAACTGCGTTAGACGCGTCCGTAGAGTTTTTCGATTAGTGATACACACGTACACAGAAATTGCACACACGGGCAACCACCTTTTTCTAAGAAAAATTCTATATGTGTCTGTTCACAAGGTAAACAGTGCGGATATCGAAAAACTATCGCGATTAGATCTAAGGATTAATCTTATCTTTGAAAGAAAAGTGCGCTGTTACCAggataaagaaaaaaaatatattttgttttGTTACAAGACCGGACTTGCGGTGGTTTGGTCCTCTTCCCATTGCGACAGAATTTTGAATTGATTTTTAAGTAATGcggaagaaataatttttttctcatttgttttgctcTTTCATTTGAAAACAATTGTAATTTAGATGTGTGCATAAGTCTGCTCACGTTTGGTCCTTTTAGCTTCAATAAAAGCATACATGGTATGAAATAAAGAGTTTAGTCGTATCTACTTTTGTTTCCTTCTTCAttttgaaacgaattatttcaatttattggCTGCTTTTTATGGATTCCGGTGTAATGATAGGTAAAAAATGCAGATACATATTTATAGAAATAGTGTATTTTCTGCTAGTAAAAAATCAATCAGTAAATCTCATCTAAAGAACAGCTAACTGTCATTGATAGATGTAAAGCATATATAAAaagaataatttaaattatccTTTCTCACAAAAATCGTAAATTCTCATTTAACGTAACGCCAATTTATCAATTTTCCACGTTTTACAGTACTTTCTGATTCATCAATAATGGAAGGCTATAGTAGTTAATAATAAGAATTGCTGTTTCTGATAGAAATTAAAGGCTGCATATACATTCATAGTATGTTCATTTCGGCCAGATATTTATCAACGAGCAAATTATGGGCACATTTTTTTTATACTGTATAGatgaattattttgaaaatagtATCTTAAAATCCACCCCATTTTTTACAGTGAATATTAAACATTACTCGTAATGCTTGTGTATCAAGTATAATAGGTATGAAGACATTTTAATTCAATACTGAATAATTGAACTTTCGCAGCTTGTGatattaaattgttaatgttgAACTTAATGCCAAATACAATTGTTCAAGTTTATTTATTGCtttttttataaaagtaatttgtaatttgtttcgctaaatGATTCATTGTTTTTAATCGACGATCACGTTACTTAAAGATAATTTCGTTATCCAATCAACAAGGTTGCAGAAGATGGTCGTGCTTTAAACAGTAAATGAAAAGCGTGCCTGTTTAaagatattattttttaatctcCAATAGCTCTTTCGTCGCGTTGTACACAGCCATCTCTTCGAGATGACGGAGTCCTTCCTCCAAGGTGGtcttttttgttgcaacttggtGGAGAAATTCTCCAACGTCCTCGGCAGAAGTCGTTCGCATTTTTTTGGCAAATCCCATTTCGCCCCACATCTTTATAAAGAACGTACCGCAGCCTTCGTCGTATTTGCCAAATTCGCTGGTCTTCCAATCCCATGGAACCATGTAATGGTAGTTTGGCCAGTTAGACTTAGTAATGGCGAAGACGCTGATACTAGATTTACTACTGAAACAACGACAGTTGCATTAATATCTCATTCTGATCGAATTACTTAGTTGACATTGTAACACTCCAACGAATTTTAACATTTCTTTTGTTTGTTTGCATAACAATAGGCCAACATTTATTAGTTTTGTTGCGAACCCGAAAGTCGTTTTGCATTCGTGATAATACTTATTGCTGTACTTTATTGTAGTAATTACTTATAAAATCATCGGCGGTTGTAAAAACAATGGTTTAACAGGTATTAATGTATTGAATTTACTATTAATGCGTATACTATCTTTTTATACACGGTAAACCCGAAAGACAGCAGCACATTACATGcagaaaaattttattttaattataataaaagaaaaagatcTGCACTTTAATTCGTTTTCAGCTTTTAAAAGAAGATGCGCTGTTCAACTAATTAGATTAGATACTAATTAGATTTTGTATCAGACACTTAATTTTTAAAATAGGAATAGGAAAATGTCGTATAAAATTGGTGCTTCGATTTAGAAAAGTTTACAGAATCGAACTATATAAGAATCATTCGTACAATTTTCATAATTAAAGTAGAGAAAATTCTTGAAGTTAAAAATTTGACTTTTTGCTAAAAGTTCAGGTATCCCCGGATCAACAAAAGAAAAAGTAAATTTTTGTATTTGTGTGCAACATGTTAAAATCTACAGAAATACTTGTTATCGTAACGCGAAATTGTTGTTGGACTATACAATAATTAAAAGAtccataaatatgtaataaaatcAGCAACTGCTGTCCTCTATCGGTGCACAATGAAAGTCGTTTCCACTGTTAGGTTAGCATCGTAAATTGATTTGCTAAATGGTCATCGTGCattaattaacactaaacctactgaGCACCGAAAGCGATTCATGCGTGTCATCCTATAGAATGgcgagactgaatttatttaggcgATTAATcgattttataacaatgtatgCTCGAATTAAGAAATAATTTCGGTTCAATCATTTCATATATAAGAATCCTTTGCAACAATCTTAAAAGTATGAATGTGCAACCGGTCAAAATGAATAGTCATAATAAGTTTAGTATTAACGCACGAAATCGCAGAGAGATAAGCTTCACCGAATTTACATGAAATAAATTCACCGGAAGTAGATagaaaattatatcgaaacacgAATGAATCTTACAGTTAAATCACGTCCCATTGTAGTCATTGAATAATGTAACTAATAATTACATTGCAGAGACATTtattatagaaaataataatcgGAAAAGTCAAAGCAATATTgcatcaattttttaatttactactATATTTGTGATGTTACTATAAATTACGTATTTCACTGATCTCTTACGAAGTCACAAAATCGGTTATAGTAACCTTGTACCTCTGTATGGACATTTATCAAGCTTCGTGAATTTACAATAGTAATaccgatttattttatttctcgtGCAGTCCGTCTTTATCGATAACGATGGTGCCATGACTTTTGGGCATATTGAAGAACAGTTTATACAGTAAACTGAGAGTAGCAAAAATGGGTATTAACTTGTTTCCGCTGTCACCCCATATGAGCAGAGCGCTGTTCACCAGCCACGATACGTTCGCTGTAATGGCAAACCGTAGAATTCCTGTAATTAACACGACATTGGCCATGGATTCGTCCCAGTACTCCAGCGGCGCGTTCAGTGGTAGTAGTAATCCAAATACGCCAAAGATTAGCCAGTAGAATCtacataaataaaagtaaacacATTGACGATTATTTTAAGTTGATGACGTAGACATCGATTGTAAATATTTAGTTGTATGGTTACTGTATTTGTAACTCACTTATTAATAACATCCACAATTTTCAGTAAAACACTTTATAATAAACCATTTGAAGAAACGCGCTCAATTATCTCGTAATCTATAGTTCGTTTCAAAAAATATGTCAAATAAAGCGCACCCTGTTCCTAGGTGGACATCCTATGATGATCGTAAATTTTTGCTGGATGGACGGGCTTCCGAGAATTCAAGGTGaccttaatttttttttaatggaacgTTATATTTTTTCTATGTAAACAAACTGTGCATTTCAAGGTCGATTCATTGACCTAAATACTTTGGACTTTGAAGATCGTTGAAGGTCATTCATCTTCCTTCAATATTTCATCGTTTCGTATGTAAACTTAATGCGAACTTGCACTAAAAGACCTTCAAAGTACTTAGATCGATGAATTGACCTTGAAATGCAGAATCTGTGCTTACATAAAGAAATATACAGttccatttttttaaaaaaccaAGATCACCTTGAAATCTTGGGGCACGTCCAGCAAAAATTTGCGACCATTATAGAGTGCCCCCCCTCGATACAGGATAAGgttcatttgaaacattttttgaaaCGAACTATTGTTTAGGTTTTAGAGATAATTGAGTCTGTTACTTCAAGcgagacatcctgtatatgcAAAATTTTAGCTGCTTAGGTTCGATCTTTTTTCTCGATACTAACCCCAAATACTGCTCCGAAAATGTATGTCTAGAGCATAGACCAGTGTGTACaggaaaataagttacgcaaggagtgggggcagCAGACGCAGGCATGGAAATCTCGCGCAGCGACGTGGCACGTCTACCGTGTGgacattataattctgaactacgatcgcgacgcgacgcaaaaGCCTTTATCTGAtcgtaatttaaaattataatatatttatctgGTAGACGCGATGAGTCACGCCGTTGTCCGGGACTCATCATGAATGTTTAGTATTCTTTATTTTGTCATGGGTATATTTTCTGGAAGATCtacagttactcacaaaattgagcgtacaccttttaaaacgcaataacttttttaaaactggactaaatgacttgaattttgtttagatcATAGTGGGACTAATCTACTAgtcgatgaccaaaatgctatctttaaattttgctattacttggaacaataaaaacaaaataaaacactctcgttttttaacttttttatctgtgtCTAGAACGGAATTTAGAAAAATgcttctcgtagatctcggtaatttatatatgcatgctgaaaattatcatctaaaaaacattcaagtcacttagcccAGTTTTAAAggagttattgcgttttaaataactacgctcaattttgtgagtaactgtaCACAGATTTTCAGAACGGTATGAGACGTTGATCAGAGAGAGAGTTAATTGATTAACAAAGATATTGATCATTGAGAGCAATACAAGAACAATCAATGCGATCTGTCACTTCTTACAGAATAATACAATTAAGATATTATTAGTaaagtaaaattgttatattagcttgaaatcatatGCACCGCAAGGATATCTTACTTATATTGCACCCAGACTAATGAATCGTTGTCCATGTCACGCATATCCACTTCTCTTTTCGCCTCTTCGTAATCAACTTTTGGGGATTGGAAATTTCCCACGTAGTGGCTATACAGAAATCCTTTGTTGTGGTTGTAGGGATCCTTGTCAGTTCCGTGAAACTTGTGATGGAGCCTGTGGTAGAGAACCCAGTCGTAAACCGACCCCTGTAAACATTGCATTCTTTCAAACATTTGTTAATTCTGTGACTGTGGGGAAAACACGTCAAATGTTTACACTCCGTTCTTAACACTAATTCTTATTAACCCCTCGACATACAATGGCAAGTTGGGGTCGTTATTCATTTCATGTGCCACTGTAGATTTTGACGAGTCTAACTCGTCAAGAGCTGTTTTCGGTGGACAccgtatagtatattattaggtTACTCAGTTACTTCACTCGTGCgtcgattctggtttgtttacaatATTCAAGATACCCCACCCTCCCACCTTTCGACAGTACCAATAACGAAGTTGCATCCACAAATCAGTAATccaaattttaaaataaaacattgtctttctcagcttgcacataattgttcaattgagccaaattaaatagtatttattGGACAGATCAAATTCCGTTTTATCTGTATGTTGAGGGGCCAACGAGCCCTCCTCTCGTtgctcactgtttttcgtcaataactcgtaaactcgTTTCCCGATTTTTTGTTTAATTATTCTGTAACGGGAAACAGATGTGGCAATGTTTtccaagtgcaaagggttaattagaaGGCTAACTGCTTCATGAATTTTAATGCATGTGACGTTGAGGCTGAAAAACGCAATACTTTTATACGTGTGAATGAATGTGAATGAATAAACAAGTGAAATGCGAATGTTTTTCTATAACTGATTGATATTCCGAATATTAAGATGGTTTTGTGAAATCAGGTCCGATTCTTAGCCGcgagaatgaataaataaaagctTTACATATCGTGTTTCCAGGCCTACGAATAAATATGAcgtaataaatagaatagtaaTAATTTAGGTATGTTTTTGGTAAAACGTCACAGATTTAAAACTTCGTTAAGTTGCTGTTCTCTTCACGAAGAAAGAATATCGCAATGGATGGCTTAGTGAAAAATTGAAAGATTATTATATTAGATGAAATcttactattttttttttgtaacatATCTTTCTTTTCACGCATTGTTTCTGACAAATATATAAATCTTATATCCCATAGTTACTGCATAAGTTAAAATCTTTACAATTGTTACATGCTGCAGTATTCTTCCATACAGCTTCAACAATGTAACCTCGTCTAAACGATGTGGGTGATCATGCAGGCATTtaattaacatttttaaatCAATATCATATTGAGACACTTACCACGCCAGCGAGAGTGTGAGCCAAAATGAGGAAGGTTCTGAGCATTGTCGATGCCTCAAAAGATCTGTGTGCCCATAATCTGTGGGCGCCAGCGGTCACGCCAAGAGAGCcaatcattgttataaaaagtGCTGCAATTTAGAAGAAACATTGTCCATTGCTTCTGTTAGAATAGTCGTCAGAATGAtagcttttttttattttttcataacCACTGTTCGCAGATAGATGTTGCACATGCTACGACACTAGGTTTAATACATTAATATCTACTGGATATTTGCTCTAACAACTGATGAAAAAAAAGATTCTGACagtaaatatttcattaaaaacacAACAATAACTATTAAAGTGAGCACGAGGTGGTAGTTAGCATTAAAACTCTCcgatgaaaatattttattttgtcaaTCGATGACGAAATAATGCTTTCAATTTCTTTTCGTACAGTCTTATCTTTTTTGAACGTTGTTCAAAGGAATTAAAATGTTTAtaatttcgttaaaaaaaatGTGCTACTGTATTTGCTCGAGTGTGTAAAATCAATCGTATAACTTTTATAGTTAGAGCAAACATAATTTGTAAAATTAGCTTCTAAAATTCTCAAACAACAGGATGACGGAGAGGAACGGTTTTCAGATTCGTTTTTAGTGTCACAAAATGCACGAGATTCGGTTTAAACGTTCTTTGCGATGAAATTCGCGCTGACGAGCACCGCGTTTTTACtcgtaaatgaaaaagaaaattgacAAATGAGGATTTACGTATTTCAAATTGTCCCACATAATTGAAGATATGCAATACATTAATTGCAAATTACTGATCTGGTCGCTGGATTTCATTTCctcgattttataatatataaatatagcagaAATAGTCTTGATcagtaacataatttttatttagcgTTTGACTGCGTGTTATAACACGTTGCTTTTAATATCCAACACACATGTGATCGCCATCGAACCGCGGTAATATATTGCATAATCTTCACGAATCATACTGTTCCatattaaacaaaatatttaatgaaaCATTAATGTATAAACGTACAGCAATACAGAGAGAATGGTCATTATAATACTTTATCAATGCTGACGTTATAGGTGCGATTTAATTTCTTGTACACAAGGCAGCTAATTAACATTAACGTACGATTAACAAATTACaggcaaatgaagaaattaagtaAGATTTAGTTTTCGTCGATAATTTCGTAGAGTGGTGGGGGGGATATTATATTCTGCAAAGTCGTGCAAGACAAGGAATTAAATAGGTCACTTGTTTTATAGACATTTCTGAACGTTTTTGATTTCACGCTTATGTTAGCAACCAAACGTCCGAGTAATTTTTAAGCTTCAATATTTAAGATATTTTGCACAAATCTTTTATCCAAAAAATATATAGgatgtcccgaaattatgttacttccaggaaatgaggggttcctgtggtcatttgaagtaactttttcctttacaaatattttctccgaagcgttgttaacgagttactaataaaaaacagtgaccaatgagaggcgagatcagctagcGCGAAAcggccgaaccaatgagcggaactgggcttcgtccgctcgttggctcggttgcTCAGTGCCAgaagagctcgcctctcattggtcagtgtttttcgttaataagtcgtaaacaaagctgcggattgtattttcagtaaggaaaaagttacttcaaatgactacaggaacccctcatttcccggaagtaacataattttgggacgccctgtagatTGGCATAATATTGTACAAAGAATGGACATTGGAAACAGTGATTTTTTTCAGAAAAGCATGAAATATCGCTAAAGGAATTATAGTAATCGGGCACCCGGGTACCCAGAGTTAAACATGTTTAGCGATGGTTCATTTCCATTCAAAaaaaacaataatagtaataatagtaattatataatagtattaatagtattaatagtaattaatacgaGTCACATTAGTGTCGAAGATCGTAAAATGTCTTACTAAAGAATACGGTCATCCATTTAGCGGAAGTCAGCGTCAGCCAGAGGGCGTATAGACCAAGAAAGTGGAGATGAATGTACCACAACACGGCTCCCCATTTTATTTCCTGCTTCTTCCCGGGCTTCTTGTCGCTCGCCATCCTGGTACCACAAGCAAACAGTATTGCACTCGTAAAATCCGGAAGAGAGTCAACAAAAATGGAAAACTCGAGTGATCGTTGTTGAATCTTTCACTTGTTCCCTCCTATTTCTGTCGCACGAAATTTCGGCGGCAAACAATATCGATAGTGACGTTCTAACATCCGAAACGTTCGCCGCTTAGAGCTCCACGACGACCTTGAGTCAGAGATTCTAAAAGACGAGAACCACGAGACTGAAAAATCGGCACGAGCCAAGCAACCCGTTTCGACAAACTTTATCTAGGTTCTTGTAGTGCGAAACGAGCTTCTGGAAGACCCGAAACCAACTACAACGACAAATACCGGATTCGTGCCACGTCGATTGACCTCGTGGCCTCACGAATTCATTTATAGTCCATTTTACACCGTCATTTCCTTTATTTTTTATACGGTACGCACAATGTCAATGCCTAGCATTGATCGAATTTTCGTATATTACGAACACCTTAAATCGTAAGTACAGtacattctccctaattgacccccagattgtgcaaaaaaatatggacaatttgggaagaggagatacgattattcgagcgttatacaattatacaaacgagccgcaaggctcaaataatcgtatctgctcttctcaaattgctcatttttgtgtacaatcagagcgtcaattagggcgaatttactgtatatcgcaGCACGCGTCACAAGTGCGAACAAGTATTCTGCTAACAAAAAATCAAATGGTATCTTTTCCGAATTCTTGCAGTCTGAAAATTCCGGGGGAAAAACGAGAATTGAGTGAAGCCTAAAGTGACGTGACATTACAAATGATCATTCTATTTAAGTATTAGGCCGTGTCTATAATTGTGCCTATAATTGCCTATAATTGTAGTGTGTATGTTTGATTTTTTTCATGTTTTGTTTATATACAATACTTTTATAAAgtatataatttagtaaaaataTATCAAAGTATATAGAGTGTATATCTTGAAATTTCTACGTGAAAAACATTTGTTGAGATTTAAGAATATACAAACATGTAGTCCACTAAATACTGATAAAATTGTGTCTGAAACATGTTTGAATTGCACTACCGGAAATTTTTTATTAGTTGGAAACCCGTTAGCAAAAGTGCACACACGCTCAAACAGTACATATAGAAAACTAGGAGACATGTATGAGAAGCagtgaaaatataataaatgatcaTATAATGTTATCTTGAATTCAAAGGAATTATAGTAAAAGATGCACGATTCTGGAAAGGTTAAATTGAAACCATTTCATGATgtaaattacaatttattgaGAGAGAAACGTAACAAAGCTGGATAAAATTCCTTTATGACTCCATCAGTTTCCGGCGCGTCGACAAATATTTAATTCCACAGATTCTCACTTTCGTAATCTTTTCGATATTTATTGGTCAGATATATAATAACTCTCAAGTGGTCCGTTGAACACGATATTCACGATACATCATGAATTATTGTCTGCGATTGTAACTTAATTTGTTCTTGCTCCTTGCCTATGTTCAAAGTTTGCCTATGTTTTATTTATAATCATGTGTCCTCTTTTAACCGGTATTATCGACAGTATGAATGAATTACGGTGAGTACATTAATCGTGTAAACAAATTTTTCTCGCAGGAAAGCTCTCAAGGAATTAATATTTCCAGTGGAATTGTAGAAGGATCAAACAGAACGATTACATTCACACTTCGAAAAATAATTTGTCGCTATATTTGtcctttttttcatttattaagtACGCTTATTAATTAATCATCAATTAATCATACTGCACTTTCCATTGTTCTGCCTTTGCTCTAATTTGAAATAGTTCCTGTGTGAAGGCAGTGAAGggaataatacagtaaattctccctaatcgacgcccagcttggaaacaaaaatagacaatttcggacgaggagatacgattattcacgcctcgtggctcgtttttatagctgttgacaatcggtaactacaaaaacgagtctcttcccaaattgctcatttttttgtacaagctgagcgtcaattagggagaatttactgtaatatgtataaaaatatcTCTATTTTTCTTAGCTCACGAAACGAGAAGCTCGGAGAAGATTGCGACTGCTTTCTCTCTCGTGTCGTTAACTCGCAAGTACGACATTCCGCAAACACCACTATTTCTATCTATGCCCAATTAACGATAAAATACATTTCACACGAACACGATACGAACGAGGAGGCTGAAAAGCTCTCCGAGACGTTACACCAATCCAGACTTCGTACGCTTCTTTGCACACGAAGCTCCAAGCTTCTCGAACTAATTTATGTTCGTACCGCTAAAATCGGTACCGTAGCTTGCTTTCAATCCGAAACAATTAACATCGGGATTGTACCATATTTTGTGCACCGATATCATTCCACGAGAGAAtatgtctctctttctctctttgaaCAAGATGTCGATCGATTTTCATGGTCTCTTTGGTCCACTTTTCGAAAACTTGAGATGCTCCCGTTCTCGAAcgagaaataaattatattttgatCTAGTTCATCTGTTTCAGTTCCCGAAGATCCTCGATTGGGATATCGGCGTCACCATAGCCCCAAACATGGGTGCCATCGCCAGATCGGTTCGCCCTTCGTCGCACCATCGCTGGAGACACGTACTTCCGGTCGTATGCCCAGCCAATATTCGCGAAGGCGTCGATGAAGCCGGTGGTCACGTTGTATCTGTAGTTTCCCAGTTCCCCCGTCTTGTAATCCCATGGGAACACGTGGTGGAAGTTGTGCCAACCCTCGCCCAAAGCTGCTATGGAAATCATCACGTTTTCCACCGGCGAGATGAACCTGGAAATGTTTAAAATTCATTCATAGAAGAACAGTGAATTATTGCGGTAGTTTATTCGTTTAGCGAAGAAACGCTGTATGTTTTCAAATACAAATGAAGCTTTGTAAAATGCAAATTTCGTTGGAAAGTGGTTTTCATACTGTGCCATTGGCGCTTCTTCTCTGTTCAGAGCCTAGAAATACCAGTTCGAAAATTCTCGAACCGAGTCAATCAAGGTCAAACGATCCTAAACGACTGTACGTTAgggtaagtgtgggtattaccCACACTTATTAATATTTTGGACGCGCCAAATATTATGGTATTTtatgaaagtaataaaatctaacgttTTACAGTGTTCAATCTTCAAAaaaccaatgagcggaattgggcttcgACCGCCCGTTGGCTGGTCgaccgccacgcgccagccgtgctcgccactcattggtcactgtttttcgttagtaactcgtaaacaatgccGTGAATTGCATtatcgctaaggaagaagttacttcgaatgatctcaggaatcatccctttccgggtgttaacataattacgggacaccctgtataccatATTTTGTATTGTCGCTTGCTTAAAGCGATTCgcaattaacactatgccgtccgcagatctcagatatgattcttttatttgacgccggcataatagcttggaaattttagattttaaaaagaatttcgaagatggcggtaatataaattcctaaaattaagatatgtcatccaagaattttcgtacttaattcttagttaaataagcacaatgctatagttagtttgctgcctttcaacacccaagaaatatagttcaaatgttatttcagttttttaaaatggcaccaaagtggtaccaccggcatacaatagatagtttttgcatggcaccagcgtgatgCCACcagacggcatagtgttaattagCAAGCTGATGAATCAAAAAGTTGAACGGACTTACTTGTCGTACGGTTTGTCGCCCCACATATGCGCTACGCTGTTCACGCAAAAGGCTACATTTAGGGTCACGCAGAACCGGAAGTTAAAGTTCACCCAAAAAGAGGTCCACAAAGATTCGGACCAAAAGTAGCATGGCACACTGACCGGCAGAGCAATAGTGAACAGGAAAAACAGAGGAATATAGAGTCTGCAAATGAAAAAGA contains:
- the LOC117222290 gene encoding acyl-CoA Delta-9 desaturase isoform X1; translation: MASDKKPGKKQEIKWGAVLWYIHLHFLGLYALWLTLTSAKWMTVFFTLFITMIGSLGVTAGAHRLWAHRSFEASTMLRTFLILAHTLAGVGSVYDWVLYHRLHHKFHGTDKDPYNHNKGFLYSHYVGNFQSPKVDYEEAKREVDMRDMDNDSLVWVQYKFYWLIFGVFGLLLPLNAPLEYWDESMANVVLITGILRFAITANVSWLVNSALLIWGDSGNNSKSSISVFAITKSNWPNYHYMVPWDWKTSEFGKYDEGCGTFFIKMWGEMGFAKKMRTTSAEDVGEFLHQVATKKTTLEEGLRHLEEMAVYNATKELLEIKK
- the LOC117222290 gene encoding acyl-CoA Delta-9 desaturase isoform X2, which encodes MASDKKPGKKQEIKWGAVLWYIHLHFLGLYALWLTLTSAKWMTVFFTLFITMIGSLGVTAGAHRLWAHRSFEASTMLRTFLILAHTLAGVGSVYDWVLYHRLHHKFHGTDKDPYNHNKGFLYSHYVGNFQSPKVDYEEAKREVDMRDMDNDSLVWVQYKFYWLIFGVFGLLLPLNAPLEYWDESMANVVLITGILRFAITANVSWLVNSALLIWGDSGNNKSSISVFAITKSNWPNYHYMVPWDWKTSEFGKYDEGCGTFFIKMWGEMGFAKKMRTTSAEDVGEFLHQVATKKTTLEEGLRHLEEMAVYNATKELLEIKK